One part of the Quercus lobata isolate SW786 chromosome 7, ValleyOak3.0 Primary Assembly, whole genome shotgun sequence genome encodes these proteins:
- the LOC115952419 gene encoding probable xyloglucan endotransglucosylase/hydrolase protein 32, with protein MPYSSFMYTLSQFWKFSVSFSHLSCTITIILLSPHYSFLSFIFLPLFMAFFFFLLLIFFVPSSNAQWPPSPGYWRSCRFNSMRFYKGYKNLWGPSHQNFGQNALTIWVDRTSGLTHGFKFVRPFRSGYFGGSIKFQLGYTAGVITAFCISNNEAHPGFHDEVDTEFLGTTFGKPYTLQTNVYIRGSGDGRIIGREMKFQ; from the exons ATGCCATACTCTTCTTTCATGTACACCTTGTCTCAATTCTGGAAGTTCTCTGTCTCATTTTCTCACCTTTCATGCACAATCACAATCATCCTACTTTCTCCACATTATAGCTTCCTTTCATTCATCTTTCTTCCCCTCTTCatggctttcttttttttcctacttttgATCTTTTTTGTCCCTTCAAGCAATGCTCAGTGGCCACCTTCACCTGGCTACTGGCGAAGCTGTAGGTTCAACTCCATGAGGTTTTACAAAGGATATAAAAACCTCTGGGGTCCTTCGCATCAAAACTTTGGCCAAAATGCATTAACCATCTGGGTTGATCGTACCTCAGGTCTTACTCA TGGGTTCAAGTTTGTACGTCCATTTCGATCTGGCTACTTTGGTGGCTCCATTAAGTTTCAACTTGGTTACACTGCAGGAGTCATTACAGCTTTCTGT ATCTCCAACAATGAAGCTCATCCAGGTTTCCATGATGAAGTAGACACTGAATTCCTTGGGACAACATTTGGGAAGCCTTATACTTTACAGACCAATGTTTACATCAGAGGGAGTGGGGATGGGAGAATTATAGGCAGAGAGATGAAGTTTCAATGA
- the LOC115952549 gene encoding uncharacterized protein LOC115952549 isoform X1 codes for MHAFEFATYDCINNRLNDNSYLTDMIGKLTAVGPIEQVHFHNGSTNIRNLQILLPEDKELKISLWDESAETITENDFKEDEGPYIIIVTSTTVKAFQGKLNLNTTSATKIYVNLDIAEVSELIDRYKVAEDEYDNVVRSIPAHDKKPKFESELILQTTMSLAEIKALEWVEGVKNQEPNKLPQEIQSLLGKINYLKKFKACLENLIHSK; via the exons ATGCATGCCTTTGAATTTGCAACATATGATTGTATCAACAATCGTTTGAATGACAATTCTTACCTAACAG ATATGATTGGCAAACTTACTGCTGTTGGACCCATTGAACAAGTTCACTTTCACAACGGCTCTACAAATATAAGAAATCTCCAAATTCTACTACCTGA GGACAAAGAGCTAAAAATATCATTGTGGGATGAAAGTGCTGAAACAATTACTGAAAATGACttcaaagaagatgaaggtcCTTATATAATTATTGTTACTTCAACAACTGTAAAAGCATTCCAAG ggAAACTGAATCTTAACACCACAAGTGCAACTAAAATTTACGTCAATTTGGACATTGCAGAGGTTTCTGAGCTCATTGACAG ATATAAAGTTGCTGAGGATGAATACGATAATGTTGTTCGATCTATTCCAGCACAtgacaaaaaacccaaatttgaaTCAGAATTGATATTGCAAACTACGATGTCATTGGCAGAAATTAAAGCACTGGAATGGGTGGAAGGAGTCAAG AATCAAGAGCCAAATAAATTACCTCAAGAAATTCAAAGCTTGCttggaaaaataaattaccTCAAGAAATTCAAAGCTTGCTTGGAAAATCTTATACATTCCAAATAA
- the LOC115952549 gene encoding uncharacterized protein LOC115952549 isoform X2, producing the protein MHAFEFATYDCINNRLNDNSYLTDMIGKLTAVGPIEQVHFHNGSTNIRNLQILLPEDKELKISLWDESAETITENDFKEDEGPYIIIVTSTTVKAFQGKLNLNTTSATKIYVNLDIAEVSELIDRYKVAEDEYDNVVRSIPAHDKKPKFESELILQTTMSLAEIKALEWVEGVKERFFTCHADIVNIETKFGWNYISCQLCKRKVKQ; encoded by the exons ATGCATGCCTTTGAATTTGCAACATATGATTGTATCAACAATCGTTTGAATGACAATTCTTACCTAACAG ATATGATTGGCAAACTTACTGCTGTTGGACCCATTGAACAAGTTCACTTTCACAACGGCTCTACAAATATAAGAAATCTCCAAATTCTACTACCTGA GGACAAAGAGCTAAAAATATCATTGTGGGATGAAAGTGCTGAAACAATTACTGAAAATGACttcaaagaagatgaaggtcCTTATATAATTATTGTTACTTCAACAACTGTAAAAGCATTCCAAG ggAAACTGAATCTTAACACCACAAGTGCAACTAAAATTTACGTCAATTTGGACATTGCAGAGGTTTCTGAGCTCATTGACAG ATATAAAGTTGCTGAGGATGAATACGATAATGTTGTTCGATCTATTCCAGCACAtgacaaaaaacccaaatttgaaTCAGAATTGATATTGCAAACTACGATGTCATTGGCAGAAATTAAAGCACTGGAATGGGTGGAAGGAGTCAAG GAAAGATTTTTTACCTGTCATGCGGATATTGTAAACATAGAAACAAAATTTGGGTGGAATTATATCTCATGTCAACTTTGCAAGCGaaaagtaaaacaataa
- the LOC115953094 gene encoding uncharacterized protein LOC115953094, producing MLCIFQGQSITLPKKLKIIIPGSEILKYFNHECTGHELKVQVPSNLSNASIGIAFCVVFVPNKWRECPCDWELSFRIDGFPLNEGEISGSRKEYGTIESHHLWLTYYSYWNGFHPLKIRASSRNLEVEKIGVRFIYRQDIKNPSKTMAQCINNSSIIIHHDIADSIADGSGNKRSHDEDDGAGSSGECYPIVEPPPKRIQRLGGFMEDSEDPSQREFSNFFAMDAEDQMSMKLEAIHECSSYQDIEDINQTLAQNSNNSSTLYEGLGESIVILNDSAAEGRMSDLEESSGKGHFNEGPDPKTWSIYV from the exons ATGCTTTGTATATTTCAAGGACAAAGTATTACACTACCaaagaagttaaaaattattattccaGGAAGTGAAATTCTGAAATATTTTAACCATGAATGTACAGGTCATGAATTGAAAGTACAAGTGCCTTCTAATTTGTCTAATGCATCAATTGGAATTGcattttgtgttgtttttgttCCCAACAAGTGGCGTGAATGCCCTTGTGATTGGGAGCTTTCATTTAGAATCGATGGATTTCCATTGAATGAGGGAGAAATTTCTGGTTCTAGGAAAGAATATGGTACAATTGAATCACATCACCTTTGGCTGACCTATTATTCCTATTGGAATGGATTTCATCCTCTTAAGATTAGAGCATCTTCTCGGAACTTGGAGGTGGAGAAAATTGGGGTCCGATTCATATACCGGCAAGACATCAAAAATCCCAGTAAAACTATGGCACAGTGCATCAACAACAGCAGCATCATAATCCATCATGATATTGCTGATTCAATTGCAGATGGTAGCGGAAATAAGCGAAGccatgatgaggatgatggggCAGGATCTAGTGGAGAATGCTACCCTATTGTGGAACCACCGCCAAAGAGGATTCAACGGCTTGGAGGATTTATGGAGGATTCTGAGGATCCTAGTCAAAGGGAATTTTCCAATTTCTTTGCGA TGGATGCAGAGGATCAAATGTCCATGAAGCTTGAAGCCATTCACGAATGTAGTAGTTACCAAGACATCGAAGATATCAATCAAACCCTGGCACAGAACAGCAACAACAGCAGCACGCTTTATGAGGGTCTGGGTGAATCTATTGTGATATTGAACGATTCAGCCGCCGAAGGTAGAATGTCTGATTTGGAAGAATCTAGTGGAAAAGGCCACTTTAATGAAGGACCAGATCCAAAGACTTGGAGTATTTATGTCTGA
- the LOC115951442 gene encoding protein SUPPRESSOR OF npr1-1, CONSTITUTIVE 1-like, translated as IDNLPENLGNLKGLKFLHLSGTAIEGLPSSIERLTSLTSLTLKNCKNLVCLPSTICSLNSLECLVLCGCSNFDNLPESLGNLKGLKELDLSGTAIKELPSTIDGLTTLTSLTLTNCNHLLCLPSTICSLNSLEFPHLYGCSNFENLPENLGNLKDLYHLDLSGTSIKDLPSSIDGLTTLISLTLIDCKNLVCLPSTICSLNSLQCLVLCGCSNFDNLPENLGNLKGLNRLDLSGTGIKELPSSTDGLTTLTSLSLKDCKNLVCLPSIICSLNSLECLDLCGCSNFDNLSENLGNLKGLNRLDLSGTGIKELPSSTDGLTTLTSLILKDCKNLVCLPSTICSLNSLECLVLCGCSNFDNLPENLGNLKGLNRLDLSGTGIKELPSSTDGLTTLTSLTLKDCKNLVSLPSTICNLNSLGRLDLCGCSNFDNLPENLGNLKGLNCLDLRGTSIKELLSSIDGLITLTSLILNDCKSLVCLPSTICSLNSLQFPNLRGCPNFENLPENLGNLKDLYRLDLSGTSIKDLPSSIDGLTTLTSLTLKDCKNLVSLPSTICNLNSLEGLDLCGCSNFDNLPENLGNFKGLKNLHLNGTAIKELPSSIDGLTTLTSLTLNDCKNLVCLPSTICSLNSLFWLGLCGCSNFDNLSENLGNLKGLKVLDLTGTAINELPSSTDGLTTLTSLILNDCKNLVCLPSSICNLNSLGRLNLCGCSNFDNLPENLGNLKGLNRLDLRGTSIKELPSSIDGLTTLTSLTLNDFKNLVSLPSTICSLNSLFQLGLCGCSNFDNLPEEPRESQRSQESCVCICSLNSLVWLVLRGCSNFDNLPKNLGNLKGLKVLDLSGTAINELPSSIDGLTTLTSLILNDCKNLVCLPSTICNLNSLVWLVLRGCSNFDNLPKNLGNLKGLKVLDLSGTAINELPSSIDGLTTLTSLILNDCKNLVCLPSTIYSLNSLECLGLCGSSNFDNLPENLGNLNGLNRLDLSGTSIKALPSSTDGLTTLTSLTLNDCKNLMCLPSTICSLNSLVWLVFVGAQILTTCRRT; from the exons ATTGACAACTTGCCAGAGAACTTAGGGAATCTCAAAGGTTTGAAATTTCTTCATTTGAGTGGAACAGCTATAGAAGGGTTGCCATCTTCAATTGAACGTTTGACTAGCCTTACTTCATTGACTCTCAAAAATTGTAAGAATCTTGTGTGTCTTCCTAGCACCATTTGTAGTTTGAATTCACTTGAATGCCTTGTTCTTTGTGGGTGCTCAAATTTTGATAACTTGCCAGAGAGCCTAGGGAATCTCAAAGGTCTCAAGGAGCTTGATTTGAGTGGAACGGCTATAAAAGAGTTGCCTTCAACAATTGATGGTTTAACAACCCTTACTTCATTGACTCTCACAAATTGTAACCATCTTCTGTGTCTTCCTAGCACCATTTGTAGTTTGAATTCGCTTGAATTCCCTCATCTTTATGGGtgctcaaattttgaaaacttgccGGAGAACCTAGGGAATCTCAAAGATCTCTATCATCTTGATTTGAGTGGAACATCTATAAAAGATCTGCCTTCATCAATTGATGGTTTGACAACCCTTATTTCATTGACTCTTATAGATTGTAAGAATCTTGTGTGTCTTCCTAGCACCATTTGTAGTTTGAATTCGCTTCAATGCCTTGTTCTTTGTGGGTGctcaaattttgacaacttgcCGGAGAACCTAGGGAATCTCAAAGGTCTCAATCGTCTTGATTTGAGTGGAACAGGGATAAAAGAACTGCCTTCATCAACTGATGGTTTGACAACCCTTACTTCATTGTCTCTTAAAGATTGTAAGAATCTTGTGTGTCTTCCTAGCATCATTTGTAGTTTGAATTCGCTTGAATGCCTTGATCTTTGTGGGTGctcaaattttgacaacttgTCGGAGAACCTAGGGAATCTCAAAGGTCTCAATCGTCTTGATTTGAGTGGAACAGGGATAAAAGAGCTGCCTTCATCAACTGATGGTTTGACAACCCTTACTTCATTGATTCTTAAAGATTGTAAGAATCTTGTGTGTCTTCCTAGCACCATTTGTAGTTTGAATTCGCTTGAATGCCTTGTTCTTTGTGGGTGctcaaattttgacaacttgcCGGAGAACCTAGGGAATCTCAAAGGTCTCAATCGTCTTGATTTGAGTGGAACAGGGATAAAAGAGCTGCCTTCATCAACTGATGGTTTGACAACCCTTACTTCATTGACTCTTAAAGATTGTAAGAATCTTGTATCTCTTCCTAGCACCAtttgtaatttgaattcacTTGGAAGGCTTGATCTTTGTGGGTGCTCAAATTTTGATAACTTGCCGGAGAACCTTGGGAATCTCAAAGGTCTCAATTGTCTTGATTTGAGGGGAACATCTATAAAAGAGCTGCTTTCATCAATTGATGGTTTGATAACCCTTACTTCATTGATTCTTAACGATTGTAAGAGTCTTGTGTGTCTTCCTAGCACCATTTGTAGTTTGAATTCGCTTCAATTCCCTAATCTTCGTGGGtgcccaaattttgaaaacttgccGGAGAACCTAGGGAATCTCAAAGATCTCTATCGTCTTGATTTGAGTGGAACATCTATAAAAGATCTGCCTTCATCAATTGATGGTTTGACAACCCTTACTTCATTGACTCTTAAAGATTGTAAGAATCTTGTGTCTCTTCCTAGCACCAtttgtaatttgaattcacTTGAAGGGCTTGATCTTTGTGGGTGctcaaattttgacaacttgcCGGAGAACCTAGGGAATTTCAAAGGTCTCAAGAACCTTCACTTGAATGGAACAGCTATAAAAGAGTTGCCTTCATCAATTGATGGTTTGACAACCCTTACTTCATTGACTCTTAATGATTGTAAGAATCTTGTGTGTCTTCCTAGCACCATTTGTAGTTTGAATTCGCTTTTTTGGCTTGGTCTTTGTGGGTGCTCAAATTTTGATAACTTGTCAGAGAACCTAGGGAATCTCAAAGGTCTAAAGGTGCTTGATTTGACTGGAACAGCTATAAATGAGCTGCCTTCATCAACTGATGGTTTGACAACCCTTACTTCATTGATTCTTAATGATTGTAAGAATCTTGTGTGTCTTCCTAGCTCCAtttgtaatttgaattcacTTGGAAGGCTCAATCTTTGTGGGTGCTCAAATTTTGATAACTTGCCAGAGAACCTTGGGAATCTCAAAGGTCTCAATCGTCTTGATTTGAGGGGAACATCTATAAAAGAGCTGCCTTCATCAATTGATGGTTTGACAACCCTTACTTCATTGACTCTTAACGATTTTAAGAATCTTGTGAGTCTTCCTAGCACCATTTGTAGTTTGAATTCGCTTTTTCAGCTTGGTCTTTGTGGGTGctcaaattttgacaacttgcCGGAAGAACCTAGGGAATCTCAAAGGTCTCAAG AATCTTGTGTGTGCATTTGTAGTTTGAATTCACTTGTATGGCTTGTTCTTCGTGGGTGctcaaattttgacaacttgcCGAAGAACCTAGGGAATCTCAAAGGTCTCAAGGTGCTTGATTTGAGTGGAACAGCTATAAATGAGCTGCCTTCATCAATTGATGGTTTGACAACCCTTACTTCATTGATTCTTAACGATTGTAAGAATCTTGTGTGTCTTCCTAGCACCAtttgtaatttgaattcacTTGTGTGGCTTGTTCTTCGTGGGTGctcaaattttgacaacttgcCGAAGAACCTAGGGAATCTCAAAGGTCTCAAGGTGCTTGATTTGAGTGGAACAGCTATAAATGAGCTGCCTTCATCAATTGATGGTTTGACAACCCTTACTTCATTGATTCTTAACGATTGTAAGAATCTTGTGTGTCTTCCTAGCACCATTTATAGTTTGAATTCGCTTGAATGCCTCGGTCTTTGTGGGAGCTCTAATTTTGACAACTTGCCAGAGAACCTTGGGAATCTCAACGGTCTCAATCGTCTTGATTTGAGTGGAACATCTATAAAAGCGCTGCCTTCATCAACTGATGGTTTGACAACCCTTACTTCGTTGACTCTTAATGATTGTAAGAATCTTATGTGTCTTCCTAGCACCATTTGTAGTTTGAATTCACTTGTATGGCTTGTCTTCGTGGGTGctcaaattttgacaacttgcCGAAGAACCTAG